The following proteins are co-located in the Candidatus Nanosynbacter sp. HMT-352 genome:
- a CDS encoding AAA family ATPase, with the protein MTQPYAKIIALVGLAGSGKSSAVEYLTEKGFPKIYFGGVIYKAMDEAGIEKTWDNQQQFREEIRRREGKDFVIKRVIKNIHDLINAGQNKIVLDGLYTWSEYKFLKHEFPGQVVVIAIVTPKYLRYQRMAKRIERPMQPHEVDQRDWSEIENLEKGGPIAIADYFIINDGSLEQLHQKIDAATHDAHFCKSPEQC; encoded by the coding sequence ATGACACAACCATACGCAAAAATTATCGCCCTGGTTGGATTGGCGGGCAGCGGCAAAAGTTCGGCTGTCGAATATTTGACAGAAAAAGGATTTCCAAAAATTTACTTCGGTGGCGTTATTTATAAAGCCATGGACGAAGCTGGAATTGAAAAAACTTGGGACAATCAACAGCAATTTCGCGAAGAGATTCGTCGCCGCGAAGGCAAAGATTTCGTAATCAAACGCGTCATAAAAAATATCCACGATTTAATAAACGCTGGGCAAAATAAAATCGTTTTGGACGGATTATACACTTGGAGTGAATATAAATTCCTTAAGCACGAATTTCCTGGACAAGTTGTCGTTATTGCTATTGTTACACCGAAATACCTCCGTTATCAACGAATGGCTAAGCGCATAGAGCGCCCAATGCAACCGCACGAAGTTGATCAGCGCGACTGGTCAGAAATCGAGAATTTGGAAAAAGGTGGACCAATTGCTATTGCTGATTATTTCATCATTAACGACGGCAGCCTCGAGCAATTACACCAAAAAATAGACGCCGCAACTCACGACGCCCATTTTTGTAAATCGCCCGAACAGTGTTAA